From the genome of Paracidovorax avenae:
CGGCGAGGGCGCGGACTGGCACGAGTTCACGCTCGCCGGCCCGCGGCCGCTCCGGCCATCGGCTCCCGTGGTGCACCTGTCCTATTACGAAGCGGACGCGTACGCGCGCTGGGCCGGCGCCCGCCTGCCCACCGAGGCCGAGTGGGAGGCTGCTGCGGCGGCTTCGCCGGGCATGCAGGCCGCGCCGGGGCATTTCGCCGACAGCGGCGTGCTGCACCCCCGCGCGGCATCGGGCGCGGCCCGGCCGGAGCCGGACGGGCAGCCGCCGCTGGAGCAATTGTTCGGCGACGTCTGGGAATGGACGCAGTCCAGCTACGCGGCCTATCCGGGCTTTCGCGTGGCGGACGGTGCCGTGGGTGAATACAACGGCAAGTTCATGGTGAACCAGTACGTGCTGCGGGGAGGGTCCTGCGCGACGCCCCCGGGCCATGTCCGCGCCAGTTACCGGAATTTCTTTCCGGCCACCGCGCGATGGCAGTTCTCGGGCCTGCGGCTCGCGCGGGACCTGGAGAGCGCCTGACCCGCGTGGCATCGCGTCACACGGCGTCCAGCGCCTGGGCGAGGTCGGCCGTGAGGTCGTCGATGTGCTCGATGCCCACCGACAGGCGCACCATGCCCTCTGCCACGCCGGCCTGCTGCAACTCTTCCGGCCCCAACTGGCGGTGGGTGGTGGAGGCCGGGTGCGTGGCCAGCGAGCGGGCGTCGCCGATATTCACGAGCCGCGTGAAGAGCTGCAGCGCATCGAGGAAGCGCGCACCGGCCGCCCGGGGATCCTCGCCCGGTGCGGACCGCAGTTCGAACGAGAGGATGCCGGAGGCCCTGCCGCCGAGCAGGCGCTGCGTGATCGCATGGTCGGGGTGGCTGGGCAGGGCGGCGTACCGCACCTGCGCCACCTTGGGGTGCTGCTGCAGGTAGTGCGCGACGGCCAGCGTGTTGTCGCAGATGCGGTCCATGCGCAGGGCCAGGGTCTCGATGCCCTGCAGGATCAGGAAGGCGTTGTGCGGGGAGAGCGTGGCACCGGTGTTGCGCAGCGGGACGACGCGTGCGCGGCCGATGAAGGCCGCCTCGCCCAGGGCTTCGGTGTACACCACGCCGTGGTAGCTGGGGTCGGGGGTGTTGAGGTTGGCGAAGCGCTCCTTGTGCTGCGCCCAGGGGAACTTGCCACTGTCCACGATGGCGCCGCCGATGCTGTTGCCGTGGCCGCCCAGGTACTTGGTGAGCGAGTGGACGACGATGTCCGCGCCGTGCTCGATGGGACGCAGGAGGTAGGGGCTGGGCACGGTGTTGTCCACGATCAGCGGTACGCCGTGGTCATGGGCCACCTGCGCCAGCGCGGCGATGTCGGTCACGTTGCCCAGCGGGTTGCCGATGGATTCGACGAACACGGCCTTGGTGCGGCCATCGATGTGCCGCGCGAAGCTGGCCGGGTCGCGCGGGTCCGCGAAGCGGGTGGCGATGCCCTGGCGCGGCAGGGTGTGCGCGAACAGGTTGTAGGTGCCGCCATAGAGCGTGCTGGCCGAGACGATGTTGTCTCCGGCCTCGGCGATGGTCTGGATCGCGTAGGTGATCGCTGCCATGCCCGAGGCCAGGGCCAGCGCGGCGATGCCGCCTTCGAGCGCCGCGACGCGCTTTTCGAGCACGTCGTTGGTGGGGTTCATGATGCGGGTGTAGATGTTGCCCGGCACCTTCAGGTCGAACAGGTCCGCGCCGTGCTGGGCGCTGTCGAAGGCGTAGGCTGCCGTCTGGTAGATGGGCACCGCCACGGCGCGGGTGGTGGGGTCGGGTGCCTGTCCGGCGTGGACGGCGAGGGTCTCGATCTTCATGCTGTGCTGTCTCCTCGGAAGCAGTGGGCGGCGCCGGCATCGCCCGGCGCGTGCGGGCCATTGTGTCGGGTCGCACCGCCACGCGGAACGAACCGATCGCTATGTGCTTATGCCCTCCGTGCTTCCACTGTCCAGCCCGGCGGTGGACCGGTCGGGACGGGCACGCCGGTTGCCCTGTGGGTGGAATGGAGGGCACTCCGCCCTCTGTTGACTGAAGGAGCACGACATGGCCATTCTTTTCCCCCCGGACCCTCCGGCCGCGGGCAGCCCTGGCAAGAGCGATCTCGCCCGGGCGCCCGAGGCGCTTCCCGACGGGCCGAACGTGGCGCCGAGCGCGCATGAGCATGAGGCTGCCCAGGGGTGCCTGTCGGAGAAGGGCGGGGCCGAACCTGAACGCAGGCCGGCGAAGGGCTCCGCTGCAGGGTGACCCGGTGGACCTGGCACGCGCGGCGTGCCCCGCGCCGCGCTGCGCTTCAGTGCGGCGCGCCGGGCACGGGCCGCGTGCGGTAGAACTGCATCGGCACCGCCTGGGCCTCGCGCGCCTGCTGGTTCTGCACCGACTTCTTGATCCGTCCGACCACGTGCATCTCGCAGGGCTTGCAGTCGAAGCGCAGCGTGAGCTTTTCCTTGCCGTTGATCAGGTGCAGGGGCTCGGCCTTGATGGTGCCCTTGACCCCGATCACGCCCTTGGCCTGCTTGGGGCACAGGCTCATGGAAAAGCGCACGCAGTGCTTGGTGATCATCAGGCTCACCTCGCCATCCTCTTCCTGACTTTCGTAGGCGGCGTCGATCACCTTCACGCCGTGCTTCATGTAGAAGTCGTGCGCTTTCTGGTTGAACACGTTGGCC
Proteins encoded in this window:
- a CDS encoding O-acetylhomoserine aminocarboxypropyltransferase/cysteine synthase family protein, which encodes MKIETLAVHAGQAPDPTTRAVAVPIYQTAAYAFDSAQHGADLFDLKVPGNIYTRIMNPTNDVLEKRVAALEGGIAALALASGMAAITYAIQTIAEAGDNIVSASTLYGGTYNLFAHTLPRQGIATRFADPRDPASFARHIDGRTKAVFVESIGNPLGNVTDIAALAQVAHDHGVPLIVDNTVPSPYLLRPIEHGADIVVHSLTKYLGGHGNSIGGAIVDSGKFPWAQHKERFANLNTPDPSYHGVVYTEALGEAAFIGRARVVPLRNTGATLSPHNAFLILQGIETLALRMDRICDNTLAVAHYLQQHPKVAQVRYAALPSHPDHAITQRLLGGRASGILSFELRSAPGEDPRAAGARFLDALQLFTRLVNIGDARSLATHPASTTHRQLGPEELQQAGVAEGMVRLSVGIEHIDDLTADLAQALDAV